A portion of the Stigmatella aurantiaca DW4/3-1 genome contains these proteins:
- the nrdR gene encoding transcriptional regulator NrdR, translating to MRCPFCQDAENKVIDSRESHEGTVIRRRRECLQCKRRFTTYERVEELYPLIVKKDGRREAFDREKILTGLKKACEKRPVSADQIEETVGAIERLLQGTGEKEVPSRVIGEEVMRRLQALDVVAYVRFASVYRSFRDVDEFMKELKELAGQSKAGGAKPQTGEDGQPS from the coding sequence GTGCGTTGCCCCTTTTGCCAGGACGCCGAGAACAAGGTCATCGACTCGCGCGAGTCGCACGAGGGGACCGTCATCCGCCGGCGCCGCGAGTGCTTGCAGTGCAAGCGGCGCTTCACCACCTACGAGCGGGTGGAGGAACTCTACCCCCTCATCGTGAAGAAGGACGGCCGCCGGGAGGCTTTTGACCGGGAGAAGATCCTCACCGGCCTGAAGAAGGCCTGCGAGAAGCGGCCCGTCTCCGCCGATCAGATCGAAGAGACGGTGGGCGCCATCGAGCGGCTTCTCCAGGGCACGGGCGAGAAGGAAGTGCCCTCCCGTGTCATCGGGGAAGAGGTGATGCGGCGGCTGCAGGCGCTGGATGTGGTGGCCTACGTGCGGTTCGCCTCGGTGTACCGGAGCTTCCGCGACGTCGATGAGTTCATGAAGGAGCTCAAGGAACTCGCCGGCCAGTCGAAGGCAGGGGGGGCCAAGCCACAGACGGGGGAGGATGGTCAGCCGTCATGA
- the glyA gene encoding serine hydroxymethyltransferase gives MENTRTLAEVDPEIAQVIRQETQRQEEGIELIASENFVSPAVLEAVGSTLTNKYAEGYPGKRYYGGCEVVDVAESLAIQRARDLFGAEAANVQAHSGSQANMAAYMALMKPGDTLLSLDLNSGGHLTHGAAFNFSGKLYKVVHYGLTRDTETIDFAQVASLAKEHKPKVIVVGASAYPRTLDFGKFREIADSVGAAMMVDMAHIAGLVAAGVHPSPVPLAEFVTSTTHKTLRGPRGGLVLCREQFAKPLNSQIFPGIQGGPLMHVIAAKAVAFKEALTPEFKVYQRQIVSNAQALAEALLRAGLRLCSGGTDNHLMLVDLRAKKITGKDAEAVMGKAGFTVNKNMIPFDPEKPVTTSGIRVGTPAVTTRGMKEPEMAIIGQLIGEALDHASDEARLSRIHGQVKELTKSFPLYASRLR, from the coding sequence ATGGAAAATACCCGCACGCTGGCCGAGGTCGATCCCGAGATCGCCCAGGTCATCCGCCAGGAGACGCAGCGCCAGGAGGAAGGCATCGAGCTGATTGCCTCGGAGAACTTCGTCAGCCCCGCCGTGCTCGAGGCAGTGGGTTCCACGCTGACGAACAAGTACGCCGAGGGCTACCCCGGCAAGCGCTACTACGGCGGGTGCGAGGTGGTCGACGTGGCGGAGTCGCTGGCGATCCAGCGCGCCCGGGATCTGTTCGGGGCCGAGGCCGCCAACGTCCAGGCCCACTCCGGCAGCCAGGCCAACATGGCCGCCTACATGGCCCTGATGAAGCCGGGGGACACCCTCTTGTCCCTGGACCTCAACTCGGGCGGCCACCTCACCCACGGCGCGGCCTTCAACTTCTCCGGCAAGCTCTACAAGGTGGTCCACTATGGGCTCACCCGGGACACGGAGACCATCGACTTCGCCCAGGTGGCGAGCTTGGCCAAGGAGCACAAGCCCAAGGTCATCGTCGTGGGCGCGAGCGCCTACCCGCGCACGCTCGATTTCGGCAAGTTCCGCGAGATCGCCGACAGCGTGGGCGCGGCGATGATGGTGGACATGGCGCACATCGCCGGCCTGGTGGCCGCGGGGGTTCACCCGTCGCCCGTGCCCCTGGCGGAGTTCGTCACCTCCACCACGCACAAGACGCTCCGGGGGCCTCGGGGCGGGCTCGTCCTGTGCCGTGAGCAGTTCGCCAAGCCGCTCAACAGCCAGATCTTCCCCGGCATCCAGGGCGGGCCGCTGATGCACGTCATCGCCGCCAAGGCCGTGGCGTTCAAGGAGGCCCTCACCCCTGAATTCAAGGTGTACCAGCGGCAGATCGTCTCCAATGCCCAGGCGCTGGCGGAGGCGCTCCTGCGGGCAGGGCTGCGCCTGTGCTCCGGCGGGACGGACAACCACCTGATGCTGGTGGACCTGCGCGCCAAGAAGATCACCGGCAAGGACGCCGAGGCGGTGATGGGCAAGGCGGGCTTCACCGTGAACAAGAACATGATTCCGTTCGATCCCGAGAAGCCGGTGACGACCTCGGGCATCCGGGTGGGCACGCCGGCCGTCACCACGCGGGGAATGAAGGAGCCGGAGATGGCCATCATCGGTCAGCTCATCGGCGAGGCGCTGGACCATGCCTCGGACGAGGCTCGGCTCTCCCGCATCCATGGACAGGTGAAGGAGCTGACGAAGTCCTTTCCGCTCTACGCCTCGCGCTTGAGGTAA
- the rpiB gene encoding ribose 5-phosphate isomerase B: MKIILASDHAGFELRQELVAALRERGASFEDAGPPSRESVDYPDFALKVARAVASGEYALGVLVCGTGIGMSIAANKQRGVRAALCSTEFEARMARAHNDANVLCLGQRVVGAGVARSILDAFLATPFEGGRHEKRVQKIRDAEAER, encoded by the coding sequence GTGAAGATCATCCTCGCGTCTGATCATGCGGGTTTTGAGTTGCGCCAGGAGCTCGTGGCCGCGCTTCGGGAGCGAGGCGCCTCCTTCGAGGATGCGGGTCCCCCCTCGCGCGAGTCCGTGGACTATCCGGACTTCGCGTTGAAGGTGGCCCGCGCCGTGGCCAGTGGAGAGTACGCGCTCGGGGTGCTGGTGTGCGGCACCGGCATCGGCATGAGCATCGCCGCCAACAAGCAGCGAGGGGTTCGCGCGGCCCTGTGCTCCACCGAGTTCGAGGCCCGCATGGCCCGCGCGCACAATGACGCCAATGTGCTCTGCCTGGGGCAGCGGGTGGTGGGCGCGGGCGTGGCCCGGTCCATTCTCGACGCCTTCCTGGCCACGCCCTTCGAGGGCGGACGGCACGAGAAGCGCGTGCAGAAGATCCGCGACGCCGAGGCGGAGCGCTGA
- the fabF gene encoding beta-ketoacyl-ACP synthase II: MSNRRVVITGTGLITALGTGTEKNWQALLAGKSGIAPITRFDTAKLDTRFAGEVKDFEVEKFLDRREARRMDLFAQYAMAAAELAMQESGLPVGADKANGYEPERVGVIVGSGIGGISSLEEQHKKGLEKGFDRLSPFFIIQMIINMAPGLISIRYGAKGPNWSPVSACATSAHAIGEAWKSIRLNECDAVIAGGAEAAITPLGMGGFSVMKALSSRNGDPAAASRPFDKERDGFVMGEGAGIVILEELEHAKKRGANILAELVGYGANSDAHHVTAPAPEGEGATRCIRLALASAGMRPDEVGYINAHGTSTPYNDANETKAIKTVFGDHARKVAVSSTKSMTGHMLGAAGGAEAVISVLALTRGVLPPTINLTSPDPDCDLDYVPNQPREVRVDAAMSNSFGFGGTNVVLLFRRFK; the protein is encoded by the coding sequence GTGTCAAACCGTCGAGTCGTCATCACCGGGACTGGGTTGATTACCGCCCTGGGCACCGGCACCGAGAAAAATTGGCAGGCGCTGCTCGCCGGCAAGTCGGGAATCGCCCCCATCACGCGCTTCGATACCGCGAAGCTCGACACCCGTTTTGCGGGTGAGGTGAAGGACTTCGAGGTTGAGAAGTTCCTCGACCGGCGCGAGGCGCGCCGGATGGATCTGTTCGCTCAGTACGCCATGGCTGCCGCGGAACTGGCGATGCAGGAGAGCGGTCTGCCCGTCGGGGCCGACAAGGCGAACGGCTACGAGCCCGAGCGCGTGGGCGTCATCGTGGGCTCCGGCATCGGTGGCATCTCCTCGCTCGAGGAGCAGCACAAGAAGGGGCTGGAGAAGGGGTTCGACCGTCTGTCGCCCTTCTTCATCATCCAGATGATCATCAACATGGCGCCCGGGCTCATCTCCATCCGGTACGGCGCCAAGGGCCCCAACTGGTCTCCCGTGTCGGCCTGCGCCACCAGCGCCCACGCCATCGGCGAGGCGTGGAAGTCCATTCGGCTGAACGAGTGTGACGCGGTCATCGCCGGCGGTGCCGAGGCCGCCATCACCCCGCTGGGCATGGGTGGCTTCTCGGTGATGAAGGCGCTGTCCTCCCGCAATGGAGATCCGGCGGCCGCCAGCCGGCCGTTCGACAAGGAGCGGGATGGCTTCGTCATGGGCGAGGGCGCCGGCATCGTCATCCTGGAGGAGTTGGAGCACGCGAAGAAGCGCGGCGCCAACATCCTGGCGGAACTGGTGGGCTACGGGGCCAACTCCGATGCCCACCATGTGACGGCCCCGGCTCCCGAGGGAGAGGGCGCCACGCGGTGTATCCGCTTGGCCCTGGCCTCCGCCGGGATGCGGCCGGACGAGGTGGGCTACATCAACGCGCACGGCACGTCCACGCCCTACAACGACGCGAACGAGACGAAGGCCATCAAGACGGTCTTCGGCGATCACGCCCGCAAGGTGGCGGTCTCCTCCACCAAGTCGATGACGGGCCACATGCTGGGCGCGGCCGGCGGCGCGGAGGCTGTCATCAGCGTCCTGGCGCTGACGCGCGGGGTCTTGCCCCCGACCATCAACCTCACCTCGCCCGATCCGGACTGCGATCTGGACTACGTCCCGAACCAGCCCCGCGAGGTCCGGGTGGATGCTGCCATGAGTAACTCGTTCGGCTTTGGCGGCACCAACGTGGTGTTGTTGTTCCGCCGCTTCAAGTAA
- the acpP gene encoding acyl carrier protein translates to MSTSPIEAKIKSIIADQLGVGEDEIKPESQFIEDLGADSLDIVELVMAMEEEFEVEIPDEEAENIKTVGDAINYINTHKK, encoded by the coding sequence ATGTCGACCTCACCCATCGAAGCCAAGATCAAGTCCATCATCGCCGACCAGCTCGGGGTGGGGGAGGATGAGATCAAGCCTGAGTCCCAGTTCATTGAAGATCTGGGTGCCGACAGCCTCGACATCGTAGAGCTCGTGATGGCGATGGAAGAGGAGTTCGAGGTCGAGATTCCCGACGAGGAGGCCGAGAACATCAAGACTGTCGGCGACGCCATCAACTACATCAATACTCACAAGAAGTAA
- the fabG gene encoding 3-oxoacyl-[acyl-carrier-protein] reductase, producing the protein MSGFKDKVVLVTGGSRGIGRACAVAFAKAGASTVVISYAGNEGAAQETLGLIQAAGAKGEAIRFDVSDSEACSSAIEGLIKAHGRLDVLVNNAGVAVDALVMRVKDEDWDKQLDTNLKGAFALIRAVSRPMMKQRGGAIINLTSIVGETGNGGQVAYSASKAGLIGLTKSVAKELASRNIRVNAVSPGFIGTDMTATLNEEMRKRMVDSIPLARLGAPEEVAQSVLFLASDAASYITGEVLKVNGGMYM; encoded by the coding sequence ATGAGCGGGTTCAAGGACAAGGTGGTGTTGGTCACGGGTGGGTCGCGCGGAATCGGCCGGGCGTGCGCGGTGGCGTTCGCCAAGGCCGGCGCGTCCACGGTCGTCATCAGCTACGCGGGCAACGAGGGCGCCGCCCAAGAGACCCTGGGGCTCATTCAGGCCGCGGGCGCCAAGGGCGAGGCCATCCGGTTCGACGTGTCGGACAGTGAGGCGTGCTCCAGCGCCATCGAGGGCCTTATCAAGGCGCATGGCCGGCTGGACGTGCTCGTCAACAATGCGGGCGTGGCGGTCGATGCCCTCGTCATGCGGGTGAAGGACGAGGACTGGGACAAGCAGCTGGACACCAACCTCAAGGGGGCCTTTGCCCTCATCCGGGCCGTCAGCCGCCCGATGATGAAGCAGCGGGGCGGGGCCATCATCAACCTCACCTCCATCGTGGGTGAGACCGGCAATGGTGGGCAAGTTGCCTACTCCGCCTCCAAGGCAGGCCTCATCGGCTTGACGAAGTCCGTGGCCAAGGAGCTGGCCAGCCGGAATATCCGCGTCAACGCCGTGTCTCCGGGCTTCATTGGCACGGACATGACGGCCACCCTGAATGAGGAGATGCGCAAGCGCATGGTGGACAGCATCCCCCTGGCTCGGCTAGGGGCCCCCGAAGAGGTGGCCCAATCCGTGCTTTTCCTGGCCAGTGACGCAGCGTCCTACATTACCGGAGAAGTTCTGAAGGTAAATGGCGGCATGTACATGTAG
- the fabD gene encoding ACP S-malonyltransferase, whose amino-acid sequence MSKVAFVFPGQGSQKVGMGKDLFEKFPEARAVFEAVDDVLGDKLSARCFDGPEDELKLTANTQPAILTMSLAVHAVFSQRGPAPAFVAGHSLGEYSALVAAGALALGDAAQAVRKRGTFMQEAVPVGTGAMAAVLGLEPGQVKAVCDAVAEGEVLAPANYNSPEQTVIAGHTAAVKRAEAKLKEAGAKRVMHLPVSAPFHCTLMDPVKPLLLDVLGKMKVSAPRIPVVSNVEARPNSEAARVVPLLVEQVSAPVRWLECVEALHAEGVTRVVELGPGKVLAGLVKRINKGIETFNIEDSASLEKTLAALGAA is encoded by the coding sequence ATGTCGAAGGTCGCGTTTGTCTTCCCCGGGCAGGGCAGTCAGAAGGTGGGTATGGGGAAGGACCTTTTCGAGAAGTTCCCCGAGGCCCGGGCCGTCTTCGAGGCGGTGGACGATGTATTGGGCGACAAGCTGTCTGCCCGTTGCTTTGACGGGCCAGAGGATGAGCTGAAGCTGACGGCCAACACCCAGCCCGCCATCCTCACGATGTCCCTGGCGGTGCACGCGGTGTTCTCCCAGCGGGGGCCCGCCCCAGCCTTTGTCGCGGGGCACTCGCTGGGGGAGTACTCCGCCCTGGTGGCCGCGGGGGCCCTGGCCCTGGGAGACGCGGCCCAGGCTGTCCGAAAGCGGGGGACGTTCATGCAGGAGGCTGTCCCGGTGGGGACGGGCGCCATGGCGGCGGTGCTCGGCCTGGAGCCGGGCCAGGTGAAGGCCGTTTGTGACGCCGTGGCCGAGGGAGAAGTGCTGGCTCCCGCCAACTACAACTCTCCCGAGCAGACGGTCATCGCCGGCCATACCGCGGCGGTGAAGCGGGCCGAGGCGAAGCTCAAGGAGGCAGGTGCCAAGCGCGTCATGCACCTGCCGGTCTCCGCCCCGTTTCACTGCACGCTGATGGATCCGGTGAAGCCGCTGCTCTTGGATGTGCTGGGCAAGATGAAGGTGTCCGCGCCCCGGATTCCCGTGGTGTCCAACGTGGAGGCCCGCCCCAACAGCGAGGCCGCCCGCGTGGTCCCGCTTCTGGTCGAGCAGGTGAGCGCGCCGGTCCGTTGGCTCGAGTGTGTCGAGGCCCTCCACGCAGAAGGCGTCACGCGCGTGGTGGAGCTGGGGCCGGGCAAGGTGCTCGCAGGGCTCGTCAAGCGCATCAACAAGGGCATCGAGACGTTCAACATCGAGGATTCCGCGAGCCTGGAGAAGACGCTCGCGGCGCTGGGGGCCGCATGA